A single genomic interval of Longimicrobiales bacterium harbors:
- a CDS encoding VOC family protein, translating to MASVKQFQVTFDCAEPERVARFWCEVLGYVVPPPPEGFASWDDFDRALPPERQGSAFACVDPSGVGPRLFFQRVPEGKAVKNRLHLDVRVGSGLVGEERLAALEAECARLVALGAVRVRLLRADGVNESCLVMQDIEGNEFCLD from the coding sequence ATGGCGTCGGTCAAGCAGTTCCAAGTCACCTTCGACTGCGCAGAACCTGAGCGCGTCGCTCGCTTCTGGTGCGAGGTGTTGGGGTACGTCGTACCGCCACCGCCGGAGGGCTTTGCTAGTTGGGACGATTTTGATCGCGCGCTGCCGCCTGAGCGTCAGGGTTCGGCGTTCGCGTGCGTTGATCCCTCCGGTGTGGGCCCGCGACTGTTCTTCCAGCGCGTTCCCGAAGGCAAGGCCGTCAAGAATCGGCTGCATCTTGACGTGCGGGTCGGCAGCGGGCTCGTGGGGGAAGAGCGCCTGGCCGCACTTGAGGCCGAATGCGCACGACTGGTCGCGCTCGGCGCGGTACGCGTACGACTACTGCGTGCCGATGGCGTCAACGAGTCATGCCTCGTGATGCAGGACATCGAGGGCAACGAGTTCTGTCTCGACTGA